A section of the Euwallacea fornicatus isolate EFF26 chromosome 12, ASM4011564v1, whole genome shotgun sequence genome encodes:
- the LOC136342416 gene encoding carbohydrate sulfotransferase 11-like isoform X1 has protein sequence MLVLELRKKYRFRILVFLAVFLPFCETYLWLEQITRQEDLMLGCENLPFVHPLISNVSQLSHILVDHDHKLLYCYVPKVACTNWKRVMMVLTGQSNATNLVDIPSNIAHANSSTIRLSELPKNKIKNILNEYTLFLIVRHPFERLLSAYRNKFEDNITSSRYFQTRYGKHIIKKYRPTATIADQNSGDSVSFTEFVTYLLNEGVDTNEHWTPIYDLCLPCSLNYTFIGHYETLSQDAKTILDMVGAPPVIFPLTRVGHTRDKLREYFQQLSIFTIEHLYKSYLPDFKLFGYGLEDLLGYDLA, from the exons ATGCTGGTCCtagagttaagaaaaaaatatcggTTTCGTATTTTGGTATTTCTAGCAGTCTTCTTGCCGTTTTGTG AGACGTATCTTTGGCTGGAACAAATCACTCGACAGGAGGATTTAATGTTGGGGTGTGAAAACTTACCTTTCGTTCATCCCTTGATTAGCAACGTATCCCAGTTAAGTCATATTCTAGTGGACCATGACCATAAACTGCTCTACTGTTACGTCCCTAAAGTGGCGTGTACTAATTGGAAGCGAGTAATGATGGTCCTGACTGGCCAGTCTAATGCTACTAATCTAGTCGATATACCTTCAAATATAGCCCACGCTAACAGCTCTACTATAAG GTTATCAGAGCTTCCCAAAAACAagattaagaatattttgaatgaGTATACTTTGTTTTTGATTGTGAGACATCCCTTCGAGAGGTTGCTCTCGGCATATAGGAATAAATTTGAGGATAACATTACAAGTTCTAGGTATTTTCAG acaCGTTACGGcaaacacataattaaaaagtatcgCCCAACTGCAACTATCGCCGATCAAAATTCTGGAGATAGTGTCTCTTTTACAGAATTTGTAACTTATCTCCTAAATGAGGGAGTTGACACGAACGAGCATTGGACTCCGATTTATGATTTGTGCCTGCCTTGCTCACTTAACTATACTTTCATag gCCATTATGAAACATTGTCTCAAGATGCCAAAACCATTCTGGACATGGTGGGGGCTCCTCCAGTGATTTTTCCTTTGACTCGGGTGGGCCATACTAGGGACAAGCTAAGggaatattttcaacaattgtccattttcacaattgaacatttatacaaaagttatttgccagattttaagttatttggttACGGATTGGAAGACTTGTTAGGATATGATTTAGcttaa
- the Miox gene encoding inositol oxygenase, which yields MRILTKRPQTNLIDPSELFRPEPKFAEKDICAFRDFSVNPDDPIQERVRLTYIDMHTNQTVDFVKGKHEKWCGFNTFKSTMKDALIRLNELVDESDPDMDIPNIVHAFQTAERIRRDYPNDDWFHLTGLIHDAGKVMAFYDEPQWCVVGDTFLVGADWAPSIVYRNTSFENNPDGKNPKYNTKYGMYQPNCGLDNLLISWGHDEYLYRMLKHNKAKLPEQALKMIRFHSFYPWHTGGDYGHFMTETDQNETKNWVLTFNQYDLYTKSSNIPDIEALWPYYESLIEKYIPGELEW from the exons atgaGGATCCTT aCTAAAAGGCCGCAAACCAACCTTATCGACCCTTCAGAATTATTCAGACCTGAGCCAAAATTTGCCGAGAAAGATATATGCGCCTTTAGGGATTTTTCAGTTAATCCAGATGATCCGATTCAAGAAAGAGTTAGACTTACCTACATAGACATGCACACAAACCAAACTGTTGACTTTGTGAAAG gaaaacatgaaaaatggTGTGGCTTCAATACTTTCAAATCGACGATGAAAGATGCGCTGATAAGACTGAACGAACTAGTAGATGAGAGTGATCCAGACATGGATATCCCCAATATTGTGCATGCCTTCCAGACTGCTGAAAGGATTAGACGGGATTATCCAAATGACGATTGGTTTCACCTTACCGGGCTAATCCATGACGCTGGAAAA GTGATGGCCTTTTACGATGAGCCTCAATGGTGCGTGGTGGGCGATACCTTTTTGGTGGGTGCTGACTGGGCTCCCAGCATTGTGTACCGAAACACCTCATTCGAAAACAATCCAGACGGCAAAAACCCTAAGTACAA caCGAAATATGGCATGTACCAACCGAACTGCGGATTGGACAATTTACTTATTTCCTGGGGACATGACGAATATCTCTACAGGATGTTAAAGCACAATAAGGCCAAGTTGCCTGAACAGGCCCTCAAAATGATTAG GTTCCACAGTTTCTACCCTTGGCACACTGGGGGTGACTACGGACACTTTATGACTGAAACGGATCAAAATGAGACTAAAAATTGGGTTTTAACTTTCAA TCAATACGATCTCTACACAAAGAGCTCGAACATTCCTGACATCGAAGCCTTGTGGCCTTATTACGAGAGCTTGATCGAGAAGTACATCCCTGGCGAATTGGAGTGGTAG
- the swm gene encoding zinc finger protein swm, which translates to MIIEQIEAFKTWLTAVLKPMCEADPAALAKYVLALIKKDKTEVELRKSMVGQLEVFLERETETFVNLVFQTLTSKEYINTPVIPSANPPNPNIPTPAPSKPKEAKDTKVIIQPSELPNLSEAVNGNNVEKKDLKKDVKSRRNSDNTPRDITVGPDSAHGNPLVPSAITSNFQEKDERLARRRSRHRSLSRNRSKSRSRSWDRTKRSRSREKSRERVDRESHRVDRDKRERERIERDRIRPWRNKSPGRRYDRRRSRSRSPSPLRIRSRSRSPRHSHRGRFRGSRSRSRSLEKRDRKDVKDPKNQPSPGTPGQERNHADTDPGSTIVQHPSKRRCRDFDEKGYCMKGEMCPFDHGVDPVVLEDSSLTRVLSYNANGDVTGAMTGGGPLTGVPLPPGALPLNHPVDNPYNPQAPQMWSGNRFRGPRPMGGVRPPGMAQFPQHPPPNLGFQRELIPVPVVMDSTKPPGMLPPGGYPSGPPPQSYGPGGIPMSHSGMEGSHMHTGMYKKKFDFNRLGPRKNMSNCSLELKKVPIPLNTITNLNNHFSKFGRIVNIQVNYEGDIEGALITFSNHGEALSAYRSTEAVLNNRFIKVFWHDADGNKQENVPPAHEGAIKDRLGGPPNTNKVLNLVQPKAGEGEGENGTVKDEIKPELTKEESKAQEAADIKKNQELLAAQLKMSKSKDEQRKEVLKIQSNLRKRKQELLDKQLSQQKVLLDKMSKLPPGAQRDIIKDTIKKTQESIEGIKKDLENATLAAKTATGGIKSKEDIQKELLDMELDVIAKQQEGADTTELQRKITELKAKAATLSKMPIRGRSRNRFTPVASWHLLSKNNLVDNNYALAMSGKVKTASKIINNLTTAKTAASAPVPGQSQSTTAFSKHITVDHRPARLLVSGYEAEEQEAVVTHFQQFGDVAEYSIDASLPSITLSYKTKKDAENALVKGKHFQDRTLSITWQSGAAHRLQTQRSGGSSTRTILLSQSDEDHLIDQSLLEGDDEVAPETEEALLQDDEDEDEEDRSWRR; encoded by the exons ATGATCATAGAACAGATAGAAGCCTTTAAAACTTGGCTGACAGCTGTTCTGAAGCCAAT GTGTGAGGCGGACCCGGCGGCTTTAGCTAAATATGTCCTCGCGTTGATCAAAAAAGACAAAACTGAGGTAGAACTCAGAAAAAGTATGGTTGGACAACTTGAAGTTTTCTTGGAGAGAG aaacgGAGACCTTCGTGAACCTAGTTTTTCAGACATTGACAAGCAAGGAATACATTAATACTCCTGTAATTCCTAGTGCTAATCCTCCAAACCCAAATATTCCTACTCCTGCACCATCTAAACCTAAAGAG GCAAAGGACACCAAAGTTATCATCCAGCCCAGTGAACTGCCAAATCTCAGCGAAGCAGTTAATGGTAACAATGTGGAAAAAAAAGATCTCAAAAAAGACGTCAAAAGCCGAAGAAATTCCGACAACACTCCCAGAGATATTACTGTAGGTCCAGACAGTGCCCATGGAAACCCACTTGTACCTTCTGCCATTACTTCCAACTTTCAAGAGAAAGATGAGAGGTTAGCGAGGCGTCGATCCAGGCACCGCTCTTTGTCCCGCAATCGTTCAAAATCTCGATCCAGATCTTGGGATAGAACCAAAAGATCGAGATCCAGAGAGAAATCCCGGGAGAGGGTTGATAGAGAGTCGCACAGAGTGGACAGAGACAAAAGGGAAAGAGAAAGGATTGAAAGGGATAGAATCAGACCATGGAGAAACAAATCTCCTGGAAGACGGTACGACAGGAGACGGTCAAGGTCTCGCAGCCCAAGCCCCTTGAGAATTAGGTCAAGGTCTAGAAGCCCCAGGCATTCACATCGGGGCCGGTTCAGGGGTAGCCGAAGCAGGTCACGGTCACTTGAAAAGAGGGATAGGAAGGATGTTAAGGATCCAAAAAATCAGCCTAG TCCTGGAACTCCGGGTCAAGAGCGTAACCACGCAGACACGGATCCCGGCTCGACAATAGTTCAGCATCCTTCCAAACGCAGGTGTAGGGACTTTGACGAAAAAGGTTACTGCATGAAAGGCGAAATGTGTCCATTTGACCACGGCGTCGATCCGGTTGTACTAGAAGATTCTTCTTTAACCAGAGTGTTATCTTACAATGCCAATGGTGACGTGACAGGTGCAATGACAGGCGGGGGCCCTCTGACGGGTGTACCATTGCCTCCTGGAGCATTACCTCTCAATCATCCCGTGGATAATCCATACAATCCGCAGGCTCCGCAGATGTGGAGTGGGAATAGGTTTAGAGGGCCCAGACCCATGGGAGGCGTTAGG CCACCAGGAATGGCTCAATTCCCACAACATCCTCCGCCAAATCTTGGTTTCCAAAGAGAGTTAATACCTGTGCCTGTTGTAATGGACAGTACAAAACCTCCGGGGATGTTGCCACCTGGCGGGTATCCCTCTGGTCCTCCGCCGCAGAGTTATGGTCCTGGCGGAATTCCGATGTCGCATTCGGGCATGGAGGGCTCTCACATGCAcacaggaatgtataagaaGAAG TTCGACTTCAATAGACTGGGCCCCAGGAAAAACATGTCAAACTGTAGTCTTGAATTAAAGAAAGTCCCGATACCATTGAATACCATTACCAATCTTAATAATCACTTTTCCAAGTTTGGTAGAATCGTCAATATTCAG gTCAATTATGAGGGTGACATCGAAGGTGCTCTTATTACATTTTCCAATCATGGTGAAGCACTTTCAGCTTACAGGAGCACAGAAGCGGTGTTGAATAACCGGTTTATTAAAGTGTTTTGGCATGACGCCGATGGAAATAAGCAAGAAAATGTTCCACCGGCTCATGAAGGGGCAATTAAAGATCGATTGGGTGGACCTCCAAACACAAATAAA GTATTGAATTTAGTTCAACCTAAAGCAGGCGAAGGCGAGGGTGAAAACGGCACCGTAAAAGATGAGATTAAGCCCGAGTTGACCAAAGAAGAAAGCAAGGCTCAAGAAGCTGCTGATATAAAGAAGAATCAGGAATTGTTGGCTGCACAATTGAAG atgAGTAAGAGCAAGGATGAACAACGTAAAGAAGTACTCAAGATACAAAGTAATTTAAGAAAACGGAAACAGGAGCTTTTAGATAAACAGTTGTCACAACAGAAAGTACTCCTAGATAAGATGTCGAAAT TGCCTCCAGGAGCTCAAAGGGATATAATTAAAGACACGATAAAGAAAACACAGGAATCTATAGAAGGAATAAAGAAAGATCTAGAGAATGCTACTTTGGCTGCCAAGACTGCCACTGGTGGAATTAAATCTAAAGAAGACATACAAAag GAACTGCTTGACATGGAACTAGACGTGATTGCAAAACAGCAAGAAGGTGCTGATACCACGGAgttgcaaagaaaaattacagaacTAAAGGCTAAAGCAGCGACTCTCAGCAAGATGCCGATTAGGGGGCGTAGCCGAAATAGATTTACCCCTGTTGCCAGCTGGCATTTATTGTCAAAGAATAATTTAGTGGATAATAATTATG CATTAGCAATGAGTGGAAAAGTAAAAACCGCtagcaaaataattaataacctTACTACGGCCAAGACTGCAGCGTCTGCTCCAGTGCCTGGTCAGTCCCAGTCGACGACTGCCTTCTCGAAACATATAACGGTAGATCATCGACCTGCTAGGTTGCTGGTGTCTGGATACGAAGCTGAGGAACAGGAAGCTGTGGTAACACATTTCCAG caattcgGTGATGTAGCTGAGTACTCGATCGACGCATCCTTGCCCAGCATTACATTGAGTTATAAAACAAAGAAAGATGCTGAAAATGCTCTAGTGAAAGGGAAACACTTTCAg GATCGGACTTTGTCTATAACCTGGCAATCGGGTGCCGCTCATCGTCTTCAGACACAGAGGAGTGGAGGTTCGTCTACCAGAACTATTCTTCTGTCACAATCTGATGAAGATCATCTGATAGATCAAAGCTTATTGGAGGGAGACGATGAG GTAGCACCCGAGACTGAAGAGGCACTCCTCCAAGACGATGAAGATGAGGACGAGGAGGACCGATCATGGCGTCGATAG
- the LOC136342411 gene encoding prestin-like gives MLFLILIISSRLCVYEPRLSQIWWVVKPNQDRSPLLFTKVCCVDILEMVNEKTPLLQYKSYYFPKNLYHTNEDDANQNSPDLHIARPIYQLEELHKDAHYEKPYTTVKSKAADYCKSIKPLDCLLSSIPLLGWLPEYSWKRSFISDVVSGITVAVMHIPQGMAYGLLGNVPPISGIYMAFFPVLVYFFFGTSRHVSMGTFAIVCLMTGKVVSEHSNLEIMANGTQRLLDPNIEPDALKVTNIQVAVTVTFGVAILQLIMYTLRLGAVSSLLSDNLVSGFTCASAFHVVSSQLKDLLGLSVGKRRGNFSFIYSVYDAALAMTKPNTTALIISLVTCSILILNNEFFKPWLSKKCRMPFPIELVAVFVGTGITYFTGIHQSQNVTTLGYIPTGLPEPIMPVLELLPLIWVDLIVITMVSYTITMSMALIFARKLMYEVDSNQELLAMGLSNCVGSIFSCLPVTASLSRSMIQQTVGGVTQLASVVSSVLLLIVLLWVGPVFETLPRCVLASIIVIALKGMLLQVKDLPRHWRLSRWGGFVWAVTFFTTLLVQISVGLAAGVAVSLLSVAAQGLRARASILGRLPGTDLYLEMKRHKATVEVPGLRIIHFVGGLSFASRDAFKDLFVQKVGMDPAAILRKRAKLEQKGMYGSDQEDLIARGIIIDFCSLTFLDPSGVVFLRQLQTDLEKLSISLYIAGCSGQAYEVITNCDRWEKKNSKFLIFPTVHDAVLFAQSNFSTQIKENETLSDEKV, from the exons ATGTTGTTCTTAATTCTCATAATTTCAAGTCGTTTGTGTGTATATGAACCTAGATTAAGTCAAATTTGGTGGGTAGTGAAGCCAAACCAAGACCGGTCCCCGTTGCTATTTACAAAGGTATGCTGTGTGGACATATTAGAAATGGTTAACGAAAAAACGCCCTTACTGCAATATAAGTCCTACTACTTCCCAAAAAACCt CTATCACACCAACGAAGACGATGCGAACCAAAACAGTCCCGACCTGCACATAGCCAGGCCGATCTATCAGCTCGAGGAGCTCCACAAAGATGCACATTATGAGAAACCCTATACTACAG TCAAAAGTAAGGCAGCAGACTACTGTAAGTCCATCAAACCCTTAGACTGCCTCCTAAGTAGTATTCCTCTACTCGGATGGCTGCCTGAATACAGCTGGAAACGGAGCTTCATATCGGATGTTGTCAGTGGGATTACTGTGGCAGTTATGCATATTCCTCAG GGCATGGCCTATGGTTTGCTAGGAAACGTCCCCCCAATAAGTGGCATCTACATGGCCTTCTTTCCAGTTCTAGTCTATTTCTTCTTTGGCACCTCCAGGCACGTTTCTATGG GTACTTTTGCTATAGTCTGTTTGATGACTGGGAAAGTAGTGAGTGAACACTCGAACTTAGAAATCATGGCCAATGGTACTCAAAGATTGCTGGATCCTAACATTGAGCCTGATGCCTTGAAGGTTACGAACATTCAAGTGGCTGTTACAGTAACCTTCGGTGTAGCAATTTTACAG CTCATAATGTATACCCTGCGCCTTGGTGCAGTTTCAAGCCTGCTCTCTGATAATTTAGTTAGCGGTTTCACGTGCGCTTCCGCCTTCCATGTAGTTTCTTCTCAACTCAAAGATCTCTTGGGTCTCAGTGTCGGAAAGAGGAGagggaatttttcatttatttac AGCGTCTATGATGCAGCTTTAGCGATGACAAAACCCAACACCACAGCCCTAATTATATCTTTGGTCACCTGCTCCATTTTAATACTAAACAATGAGTTCTTTAAg CCATGGCTGTCCAAAAAGTGCAGGATGCCCTTTCCTATAGAGCTCGTTGCGGTATTTGTCGGCACCGGAATTACTTACTTCACAGGCATTCATCAGAGCCAAAATGTGACCACTTTGGGGTACATTCCTACTGG ACTTCCTGAACCTATAATGCCAGTACTCGAGCTGTTACCTCTCATTTGGGTAGATCTAATCGTCATCACCATGGTCTCCTACACCATAACCATGTCTATGGCTTTGATATTTGCCAGAAAACTTATGTATGAGGTTGACTCGAACCAGGAGCTTCTAGCAATGGGTCTGAGCAACTGTGTAGGCTCAATCTTCTCTTGTCTCCCAGTAACCGCTTCCCTCTCCAGATCGATGATTCAGCAAACAGTGGGGGGAGTGACTCAGCTAGCTAGCGTGGTCAGCAGCGTTCTCCTTCTCATAGTGCTCCTCTGGGTGGGCCCGGTGTTCGAAACCTTGCCTAGATGTGTTTTAGCCAGTATAATTGTAATTGCCTTGAAA ggGATGTTGCTGCAAGTGAAAGACTTACCTCGTCATTGGCGACTAAGTCGCTGGGGCGGTTTTGTCTGGGCAGTGACGTTCTTTACCACTTTACTAGTGCAAATCAGCGTGGGATTAGCTGCAGGGGTTGCTGTCTCGTTACTGAGTGTAGCTGCTCAGGGTTTAAGAGCGAGGGCGTCAATATTGGGCCGGTTGCCCGGCACCGATTTGTATTTGGAGATGAAGAGGCATAAAGCA ACTGTTGAAGTGCCTGGATTGAGAATTATCCACTTTGTTGGAGGTTTAAGTTTCGCTTCAAGAGATGCATTTAAAGATCTCTTTGTCCAAAAGGTTGGCATGGACCCCGCTGCTATTTTAAGAAAGCGAGCAAAGCTAGAGCAGAAG GGAATGTACGGCAGCGACCAGGAAGACCTAATAGCCAGAGGAAtaataatcgatttttgttctttaacGTTTTTAGACCCATCTGGCGTGGTTTTTCTTAGACAATTGCAAACAgatcttgaaaaattaagcATATCCTTGTATATAGCCGGATGCTCAG GTCAGGCCTATGAAGTGATAACCAACTGTGATAGGTGGGAGAAAAAGAATAgcaaatttctcattttcccTACCGTCCATGATGCAGTACTTTTCGCTCAATCAAACTTCTCTACACAGATTAAAGAGAATGAAACATTGAGCGACGAGAAGGTGTaa
- the LOC136342416 gene encoding carbohydrate sulfotransferase 11-like isoform X2: MENYLVRMTDLPTTTKPELTTLDEAIDNLSHEDLIEITQSSIKRLIASDSLLSDLPVDVTPEEVLSQIAVIQGQSITVTILRYSETPLSVVVMACTNWKRVMMVLTGQSNATNLVDIPSNIAHANSSTIRLSELPKNKIKNILNEYTLFLIVRHPFERLLSAYRNKFEDNITSSRYFQTRYGKHIIKKYRPTATIADQNSGDSVSFTEFVTYLLNEGVDTNEHWTPIYDLCLPCSLNYTFIGHYETLSQDAKTILDMVGAPPVIFPLTRVGHTRDKLREYFQQLSIFTIEHLYKSYLPDFKLFGYGLEDLLGYDLA, encoded by the exons aTGGAGAATTATCTGGTAAG aaTGACAGATCTCCCTACAACTACTAAACCGGAATTGACTACTCTTGATGAGGCCATTGATAATCTGTCTCATGAAGACTTGATTGAAATAACTCAAAGTAGCATTAAGAGACTAATAGCATCAGATTCTTTGCTGTCTGATTTACCTGTAGATGTAACTCCTGAAGAG GTCTTATCACAAATTGCAGTCATACAAGGTCAGAGTATTACTGTGACTATACTGAGATATTCAGAGACCCCTTTAAGTGTTgtggtga TGGCGTGTACTAATTGGAAGCGAGTAATGATGGTCCTGACTGGCCAGTCTAATGCTACTAATCTAGTCGATATACCTTCAAATATAGCCCACGCTAACAGCTCTACTATAAG GTTATCAGAGCTTCCCAAAAACAagattaagaatattttgaatgaGTATACTTTGTTTTTGATTGTGAGACATCCCTTCGAGAGGTTGCTCTCGGCATATAGGAATAAATTTGAGGATAACATTACAAGTTCTAGGTATTTTCAG acaCGTTACGGcaaacacataattaaaaagtatcgCCCAACTGCAACTATCGCCGATCAAAATTCTGGAGATAGTGTCTCTTTTACAGAATTTGTAACTTATCTCCTAAATGAGGGAGTTGACACGAACGAGCATTGGACTCCGATTTATGATTTGTGCCTGCCTTGCTCACTTAACTATACTTTCATag gCCATTATGAAACATTGTCTCAAGATGCCAAAACCATTCTGGACATGGTGGGGGCTCCTCCAGTGATTTTTCCTTTGACTCGGGTGGGCCATACTAGGGACAAGCTAAGggaatattttcaacaattgtccattttcacaattgaacatttatacaaaagttatttgccagattttaagttatttggttACGGATTGGAAGACTTGTTAGGATATGATTTAGcttaa
- the LOC136342418 gene encoding uncharacterized protein, giving the protein MDIKITFLLFFTFALAHGLPTMYKVNENKIFEKDLVPVSSTVIPLPIYKVSSAGYNVKPTKEDELNQRPKGPVSLVTANNKKRIFVEEKKPSIVKQIGVFKKE; this is encoded by the exons ATGGATATAAAAATCAcctttttgctgttttttacttttgccTTGGCCCATGGATTGCCGACCATGTACAAAGTGAATGAGAataagatatttgaaaaag ATTTAGTACCGGTATCCTCAACTGTAATTCCACTGCCAATTTACAAAGTTAGCTCGGCTGGGTACAACGTTAAGCCCACGAAGGAAGATGAGCTAAACCAACGGCCGAAAGGTCCTGTTTCTCTTGTGACAG caaaTAACAAGAAAAGGATCTTCGTCGAAGAAAAGAAGCCCTCAATTGTGAAGCAAATAGGGGTATTTAAAAAGGAGTAG